A genomic window from Camelina sativa cultivar DH55 chromosome 2, Cs, whole genome shotgun sequence includes:
- the LOC104730834 gene encoding calcium/calmodulin-regulated receptor-like kinase 1, translated as MTMEGESFGLIVGISLGLVIGVVLAVSALFCFRYHRKKSQIVNSGGSSRSVTVPIRENGADSCVIMSDSTIGPDSPVKSSSKNAGTGRSLWLDGFSKKSNVISASGILEYSYRDLQKATCNFTTLIGQGAFGPVYKAQMSTGEIVAVKVLATDSKQGEKEFQTEVMLLGRLHHRNLVNLVGYCAEKGQHMLIYVYMSKGSLASHLYSEKHGPLSWELRVYIALDVARGLEYLHDGAVPPVIHRDIKSSNILLDQSMRARVADFGLSREEMVDKHAANNIRGTFGYLDPEYISTRTFTKKSDVYGFGVLLFELIAGRNPQQGLMELVELAAMNAEEKVGWEEIVDSRLDGRFDLQEVNEVAAFAYKCISRAPRKRPNMRDIVQVLTRVIKVRHCRKRQKSSPRPPPPPPPPPPVVEESEGELTANGSLRSETHRRDNSVDSSIAEDL; from the exons ATGACAATGGAAGGAGAATCATTTGGTTTAATCGTTGGGATCTCACTTGGTTTGGTGATTGGTGTTGTGTTAGCTGTTTCAGCTTTGTTCTGCTTTAGGTACCATAGAAAAAAGTCTCAGATTGTTAATAGTGGTGGCTCTAGCAGAAGTGTTACCGTTCCCATCAGAGAGAATGGTGCTGATTCTTGTGTTATCATGTCTGATTCCACCATTGGTCCTGATTCTCCTGTTAAATCTTCTTCCAAGAATGCTGGCACTGGGAGGTCTCTTTGGCTTGATGGTTTTAGTAAAAAAAGTAATGTCATCTCTGCTTCTGGCATTTTGGAATATTCTTACAG GGATTTGCAGAAAGCAACCTGTAACTTTACAACTTTGATAGGCCAAGGAGCATTTGGACCTGTCTATAAAGCTCAAATGTCCACCGGTGAGATTGTTGCTGTGAAAGTTCTAGCCACTGATTCTAAACAGGGCGAAAAAGAGTTTCAGACAGAG GTTATGTTATTGGGAAGGTTGCACCACCGTAATTTAGTGAACTTGGTTGGCTATTGCGCAGAAAAAGGACAGCACATGCTTATATATGTTTACATGAGTAAAGGAAGCTTAGCTTCTCACTTATACA GCGAAAAACATGGACCGTTGAGCTGGGAGTTGAGAGTATATATTGCTTTAGACGTGGCACGCGGTCTAGAGTATCTTCACGATGGG GCTGTTCCTCCTGTAATCCACAGAGATATTAAGTCTTCTAACATATTGTTGGATCAATCCATGAGAGCTCGG GTTGCAGACTTTGGACTATCTAGAGAAGAAATGGTAGACAAACATGCTGCTAACAACATCCGAGGAACATTTGGTTATCTCGATCCAGAATACATCTCCACAAGAACATTCACCAAGAAAAGTGATGTTTATGGCTTTGGGGTTTTGCTATTCGAACTTATAGCTGGAAGAAACCCTCAACAAGGTCTAATGGAGTTGGTTGAGCTg GCGGCGATGAATGCAGAGGAAAAAGTTGGGTGGGAAGAGATAGTGGATTCAAGACTAGACGGGAGATTTGATTTACAAGAAGTGAATGAAGTTGCTGCTTTTGCATATAAATGCATCTCTCGTGCACCTAGAAAACGTCCAAACATGAGGGACATTGTTCAGGTCTTGACTCGTGTCATTAAGGTGAGACATTGCAGAAAACGACAGAAGAGTTCTCCAcggcctcctcctcctcctcctcctcctcctccggtggTGGAGGAGTCAGAAGGTGAGCTTACCGCAAACGGATCATTACGATCGGAAACTCACCGGAGAGATAATTCCGTGGACAGTAGTATAGCTGAAGActtgtaa